The DNA segment CGGTATCCTAAGAACGTGTCTTCAAATGTATTTGTGTCGGGTCAGGGGGCGTGACATGAGGTTGATCATGGCGATGTAGATCATGGCCTCGCTGGTTTCGGTGTTGCGTTCGTAGTCGCGGGCGTGGCGGCGGTAGCGGACGAGCCAT comes from the Pirellulales bacterium genome and includes:
- a CDS encoding IS5/IS1182 family transposase; translation: WLVRYRRHARDYERNTETSEAMIYIAMINLMSRPLTRHKYI